In the genome of Anguilla anguilla isolate fAngAng1 chromosome 15, fAngAng1.pri, whole genome shotgun sequence, the window aaaaatgtaatggcacaaaataaagcacaaagaAAGCGTTAATATGTAAACAGAATATGTTCTAGTTCTTGCCTGGGTGACGGTGACACGGTGACGATCAAATCCTGTTTTTAACAACCTTAATGCAGCCTCAGTAAAGAACAATTTCTCTTCtacttctcttcttttctttcatctgCTAATCACTTCAGCTtgctcagttttaaaaaaaaacattgagagTGTGTATTCAGAGACACAGCATTCATAATCACAACCTAAaatatgtgtacatacatattgTTTTTCCTCGtttggtatttagctattctaCGCCCTATTTTGCGAAGCAAcattactgagttagcagggTAAGTACACTGAGTAAAACATAGAACCCTCCCAATCtgaaacatggactgaagtaaaacgAGCAGTTCTGCGTAGTTATCTAGCTAACTCAGAAATCCTGCTTCAGGAAATACCCCCCTGTACATTTAATTAGAATTGGAATGTAAACACGGAATCAGGAGTGGAATACAGTCCCGAATACAttttagaagaagaaatacaggcTAGGGGTAAGGATTCGGAAAATATGCATATCTACAATACCACTGCATAATAGATATGACTGAACATggttattttacaatattttcaaggtaaaaatacTGCATAGTATGCCCTCAACTATACGATGGTAAAGCCTAGCTTATGCTGCTTtcttttgcgtttttttttaagttttttttttaggtctaaTATTACTACACTGGACAAATTGCCCTAACCTAGGGACTagaaatggtttacatatgaggTGTCTTACGGAAAAGAATATTAATAAGCGGAGGACACGCCCACCATGTCCTTATCTGCAGAACAGCCCACGATAATCCAACAATGTTTATTACAGTGTAATGCTTATAATTGGGTTAAAAGCTTGTCAATTGttacttctggggaatataaccacaatttgaatccagtttgcTGGGCCTTTAAACATTTGAGGAGCCCCTGCGTGTCTCCAATAGAGCTTTAGTTCCGACTACGCTGGAGTCTTACGGTCAGGTGCAGTTGACAGGAGAACCATGGACAGCTCCTGCCTACCAGCGAAAATAAACACGCGTTTAGTTTCAAGAGGATCAGTACAATCTAAATGTGTATAGAAAGGTATGAGACCTTGCTACAGCCACTCATAAGAGGGGTGAGACCGTGTATGCAACCATGGCTACGTCCGCTGTCCTGTCCTTGGAGAGCCAGGTAACTATGGCAATGAGTGCACTTAGGATTTCGGCTTTCTTTTCTCAGACTTGTGACAGTAGAGCAGGCTAATCTAGCTCTGTCCGatacagatggagagagggagggagagagagagagagcgagagagagagagtgagagagagattcttgAATTGAGAGAAGAGTGATAGTGTAAAAAAAGATGCTGGCTAAACGCTAACTTAAACCCGGTGCCGAGTCAACGCTCAAACCGACACCGGAGGACAGAACGCCACAGGAGAGATGGGATCGGCTTCGTCGGCGTACAGAGTGATTTATCTAGACGTTGATGACAGAATTCAGAAGGTAAATCACAAaaatcagtgtgtttctgtcgagttttttttttttttttggctgcatgTAAATTATATGTGTTGATCAAAAATATTCGGATAGGCTATaaaacacatataaataaaatgttaataaattgtTAATATTTCAAATTGCTCGGCATAAATGAGTTGGGAAATTCAGGCAAAAATATAagataaaaaagggaaaaacatgCCAGGCTGAACAAAATCTAAACGCTTATGTAACACTAAATTCAGATGTTGACTTAGAATTTATTCATCCATATTAATCGCCACTGAGTCAGTGCTTTTGAATGTGATGTCGAGTGCGCGCTCTCCTGcgtgtacgtatgtgtgcatTATACATAATTCATGAAATCTTAAAGTCACATACCAAAAAGTGCCGTACTAAAATTGCAATTACTGATCGCAGTTTAATTTAGTAAATACCTGCCTGTGCCCTGTGAGGCACACCGCTAATTACAACATGCGCGTGTCTGGAATCACTGCACAggtttgttttgtaaaaatattgtgTCCGTCGTAAAATGCGTAAATTGGTGTCCATTAAAGTAGATTTTTGGTAAATCATAAATTCTCATAAAGTACACAATCCTTTAAACTGTAGAATGGCAGTTATTCCTGCCTGTAGTTTGCACAATGAAAGCTAGTGGGAAGGAGTGATGTATATGCTCAGCCAGAGCTTCTCATCCCTGGTCTGCTTGTTTTCGATGTTACTCTGAgcttaatttattaaataaagcaGTTTATTACACAGTTGACTTACCCGACCTaatttcttgggtctgaactgctTTCTGATTATAAGATGAATACAAAAGACTGCACGATTTTCCAAGATCAGGATAGATAGAAACCCAGTGTTGAACCATAATTAAATAACTGGAGAGGTGGTGGCAATGGTAATTGGCAATGGTTATTGAAAGCATTTGGTTTCTGGAGGACAAATGGTGGTCATTGATTACCTTCTCCCAAACTTGCCAATGTACAGCACAGAATACTGTCGGCACAACATTGAACAGCAACAGTCTGGGGCCTATTTGGGCCatctgtttgttcattttctttgttgtcaTAATTGCTGATGATTTGCATAATATGCACCATAGCATGAATCTATTGTGGGATGATGCTGTTCCAACCATGTTGATTTAGTCAGTCACAAGTACACCAACAAGACCAGTAGACAGAAGCGCACAAATAAgccacatgcatgtgtgcattgaCTTGCATGTGTACGCGTATATGCGCAAGCACTCACTCAAAAGACTAAACAGATTTTGAACAAATATTAATCCATGGACAAGCTGTTTGCAGGCTCTGGGGCGCTCTGAGGGTATACTGAATCCTGGTTTGGTCACAAGCTCCAACATGATTGGTTGTACATCTCAGAAAAGATGCTGACTCATCAGATATGTGTTGTACCTGAGTTGTGTGCTGCATTTTGAGTTATAAAACTAGTTGTTGTATAtgtcctggatgctgattggctgagactgCATTCTACAGTGATTGTAAATCCGATTAACAGTCATTCAAACAGCCTGTTTGTAAGCAGTATCACTCTATGCACatgacaaatgacaaaacaaataatattgtgtaatTGTGTTTCCGTATGTTGTaagcattttataaaagcaatacagCACTCaaagctgtgctgtattgtgaatATAGTCACGGCTACAGGTGATTGTCAGCACGCCATTACATGTTGTGCCTAACAACTCCCCTGTAACGATGACTGTATTCACAATTCAGCACTGCCTCTCATGTCCTATTGCTTAAATATGATTGAATATGTTAATATGAGGTATGTTGTGTAATATAAGTGCTTTTTTGTAATACACAGGGTGTGCTGTATTATAAAAAGCCCTCGCAAAGCTTCAACTGGTGAGGTTGACAGATGCCATTACCCAGGATATTTAGTTGGACTATAAAACCTGTgatacataataataaatacatacatagtaATAATAACGCAACGGTGTAAACGTGTTTATTCTTTACTTAAGTAGGTGTCACAGCTACTGAAATACATAATTGTAAATATGAAGCTTaaataatgtatatgtattttatgtgtgtgcgctcaTATATATCAGTGGCCCTCAATCCTGGCACCGGAGAGCCACAGGgactgctggcttttgttgttactcagcacttcaGTAGTGTAATTGATcttttaaagcagttgattataAGGTTAACTCGGGCCTCCTGGTTTCtcgggtctgaattggttgctgatcttatggtgaaaacaaaaaccagcaggctgtggctctccaggagcaggactGAGGATCACTGATATATATCCTCATAGTCAGGACTGTCGTTTCTGTGTATCACGTTtgaaagtttgtttttctttttcacagatGAGTTGTTCCTTTTGTTCTCAATTCTTCTTTCTTCCCCCTCTGCATATTTAACTATTCCttcatcttcattttttcttccttttgtctctctctctctctctctctctctctcgtagtGTTGAACCCTCATCTTGATTGATTCTATTTTCAACTGTCTTCATCCGATTTGCAGTTTCTCTACAGTCTGGAGTGGAGCTAAATAAATACCTGTCCCACACATATGTGTGGAGCCGTCACTTCCAGGCATTCGAGAGCTCTCAGTCcttatctccctccctccctccctccctccctctcgtcctctctcttctcatgcatctccatcactctctctttgttttcacATCTTTTCATGGTTTTCTTCTGcttggtattttattttaccatgtgAATCCTGAGAAAAGATGTAAAACctgagaaaaaaatacttggcctctttttggtttgtttgaagAGTTTATTAGAAGAGTGCATTTGCTCTCTTTTCAGTCTCTGTCTGTGGGCACGTGCTGAACTTTGTACCTGCGGTCTGCATGATGATAGTTTGTAAAagtttacaatcaaaaaagGATACAATTTAACTTACACATGCACTTCGGACTTCTGACATCCTGTTATTCCCtcaaaagttatttttgtgCATAGCGTAGTCATACTTTATATGTTTTTTGGACTGCTGAAAAAGCCACAGCTGCAGGGTGTTTGTCACGCATTCAGACCTGAATCTACAGACAAGGGCACAGATCTCTGCTAGGCTAAACAACGTCTCATACCTTTCTCGTCTTATTCTCGTCCTTCTCTTGGCTCTGTCCAGGTTGTGTTCAGTCGCTTCTGCAGCCCGTGTGACATAAAGGAATTGTTCTGTTTGGCTCTGGGACTTCCCAGGTAGGAGAGACAAGCTTCAATTCTCACATGTGGCAATGCTGAAATTGCTGgacattttgttctgtgttgAAATTATTTAAAGCTTTGCGTTATTATGAAAGCTTACAATGTTCTGGCGTAAATCTGTGACCGGCAATAATGCTAATCTGTCAAGTCTCTAGTGGTGCTGATTATATGCGTTATAATATCAGAGCAATCTCAATTAGTGGTTCCAAAACTGTGTGGCAGGACCCACTGGTGGCTCATCAGAGAGTTTGAGGTGGATAATCGACGacacatggaaaaaaacaagacatttgGATTTGGTATATTTTATCCTGCAGTGATATTTACACCAGTCAAATGAAATGCTGCAGCTGTTCCatattgctgttgttttagTATACATATACAATTTTATTCTTATacaattttttatataaaataatattaaacagaaatgaTTCAGCATCTTAGCACGTGTCTGGCTACATTTTAACAAAGGCTGGGTCACAGAGTATATGTAACTGGGCAGAAAGTAGATGATGGGCTCAGAAAGTTTGTGAATCCCTGGTTCAGCAGATTGATTTGGTCCTGTGTGAagacagtgcagtataatggttagggagaGAACTCAGaggttacaggtttgattcccatgtggggcactgctgttgtacccttgaacgaGGTACCTAACCTGATTTGTGTCAGTAAATATATGCTGTGGACGTCTCTCTGAAATGGCGAAATGTAGATGAGATTGGAACGGGGCtctgatgtctgtgtgtgacaggaacACCGCCATCTCCGTACTGGATGTTACAGGAGCCATGGTATCCATTGACCCCACCATGCCACACAACTCGGAGAGGTAACACCcataaccacaaaaaaaagaatcaataaATGCCATTTATAGTCTGTGGCTCATTTAATGTATGTGCATTTCaggtaaaaacaaatatatctttgttatgatttgttttatattttattgatttttcagtttgttcttcCTTGTCTGTTATTGATTATTATGGCAGCATATGCTTAGACAGTGTTATGAAGCCAGTTGGAGTGGgctgaatgttttcattgttctCGTGCCGAGTTGGTGGCCTCCTGCGCTTGGCATTTCCATCTAAACACAGTTCcaagatttaaatttaaatttaacaaaaaaatacccACATGCACGTACAGACAcgtacatatgcatgcatatacgcacacacatgcaggcatacacacacacacactcactggaaATAGCTTGCTTGTGTGAGTCTGTCAGCGGTAACCTGTCTTCAGTAAgcttgcgtgcatgtgctctctttctcgctTTGAAGGGCACCGTACCGAGTCATGCCACTGACAGGGGGACAGCTGGCCGGTGAGTCTCCGTGAAACGTGCCGACAGCTCTGCTACATTCCCACCAGCCATGTAGGAGGGGTTAGGGTCTCATTCACTGATCCCCTCCAATCataccctgttcctggagggccCTGTCTGCTTCTGGTTTTCCACCAATAACCCAGGGCTCCGCTAGCTAATTATCGCCAAATGCAACAGCAGCTTACCCGTAGATTAGactcacacaataaaatgtattcatttgggACAAAAGAACAGTTTTTAAGTTCTCATTAGTGAGTGGATGGATAAATGTAGCTGATAAATCAGATCACACAAATGATTGggctaatttaataattaaaagtagaaCTTGAAATGAAATCGGGAAACAGAATGCAGCCTTCCAGAAATGGGGTTACCTATCCTTGCTGTAAAGCCAAAAAGTCTTGGTGTATCATGTCTTGATGTATATTCAGTTAGCCTGAATATAATTCAAGACAAGAGCCATTTGttggatttttcatttttattgctttgtatttttatatgtttttttatgagccAAAACTGTAGTTCTTTATGGCTGAAGCCAAACAGGGTTGAGCTTGGTTTGTGCTGAAGCTAAGAAGACCGGTCTTGGTTATCattgaagctaagcagggctggatTTGGTTACTGCTGAAACTAAACTGAACTGGGTTTAGTTACTGCTGaaactaagcagggctgggtttggttactgctgaagctaagctgGGCTGGGTTTAGTTACTGCTGAAACTAAGCTGGGCTGGGTTTGGTTACTGCTAAAACTAAACTGAGCTGGGTTTGGttactgctgaagctaagctgggctgggtttggttactgctaaaactaaactgaactggGTTTAGTTACTGCTGaaactaagcagggctgggtttggttactgctgaagctaagctgGGCTGGGTTTGGTTACTGCTGAAACTAAGCACAGCTGGGTTTGGTTACTGCTGaaactaagcagggctgggtttggttaCTGCTGAAACTAAGCGGGGCTGGGTTTGGCTACTGCTGAAGCTAAACTGAGCTGGGTTTGGTTACTGCTGaaactaagcagggctgggtttggttaCTGCTGAAGCTAAACTGAGCTGGGTTTGGTTACTGCTGAAACTAAGCAGGGCTTGGTTTCATTAGTACTGTTGCTGATCAGTGCCTCACAGGAATAGTGCACTTCTGCACTCATGTACCACTTTTAACTGTGTGGTCTTTCATTGCAGATAAAGAGGAGCTATTTCAGAACGTACTGTCTCAGGTGGCAGAGCAGTTCTCCAGGTATGCAGTGACTCtggcctctgtgtctgtccaCACCGCACACTAGGACCCCTTGTTGCCTGTGCTgggatttgtgtgtgattaATCAATTGCCTCTTCCCCTTATGAATTTTGAAGGGCCTTCAAAATAAACGAGCTGAAAACTGAGGTGACAAACCGCCTGGCCATGCTGGAGAAGCGAGTGGAGCGTAAGTCAACCACCCTGTCTTTGTCTCTGCTTGTGAATTCGTGCTCACATTTATGTTTAACCgtagccatttagcagatgttcttttgCAGTGAGATTTCTCTGTCTGTTGATGATATGTGACTAGGTTCATTTAAATTTTCCTTCATGATGTTGTTTTTGATTTGATACCATGTGTAATGAATTGACTATGTTGTTCTAATAAAGGGGCATTAAAgtcaagtctctctctctttctctctctctctctctttctgtctccagtGGAGGGCCTAAAGGTTGTAGAGATTGAGAAATGTCGTAGTGATATTAAAAATCTCCACAAAGAAATGGCCTCCAGGAACAACAGGTCAGTGAGCTTTGATGCCTGAGCTTTGACCTGTTTCTGATCTTTTTGCCCTCTGTGACTCAAGGGCTGCTGGACCTGCTGATACGTCACACTGCTTTATACCTTATTGTTGAACTAACTTCTGTTTTTAAGTGTCTTTGGAATTGTAAAATCTTTGAGACTTTGAGAGCAGACAGAAACTGGTCCCGTTCTATGTGATATGCTCAGATATTCCCACCACTGGCTAAACTTTACTGAACAGGGAATAATGTACAGTTCGTAATTAGTTTCCCTTTAAGAGAAGAAAATTATAGACAATTGAATTCTTTAATGATGTAAAATGGGTGTCTTACTGTCATGAAAAGTTTGTGTGAACATTGGAAGAAACTTGTGACTTCTTGATCTCTGCAGCAGTTTCATGGACGAGGGCAGGAAATTAATCCCACGCAGAGATGTGCCTTCCTATCCCAAGGTGAGTCTGCAGACCCTCTCTCCTATAATGCATGATGTGCTATCTGGCAGAGGGGAGGTAGACCAGGAGCTCTGCCCCCTGCATTGCATCCTCTCCCAGTTGGCTACAGATTCACTCTGAAAACCAGccattatttttctatttcgAGTTCTGAATACAATGTCACTGATTTTCACTCactgtttttcccctctttctctgtctctctctggtctctgcCTGCACTTTGTGCAtgctctcctgtgtgtgcgtatttgtatgtgtatgtagtaCCACCTGTCCCAGGAAACAGTGGAGGCCCTGAGAAAGCCTGTCTTTGACGTTTGGCAGTGGGAGCACAATGAGGTGAGAACAGGAACCGGTGTAGTGCAGGGACCCCCAGGGGTCTGCAATGCAGCTTCACTTGATCGTTAGCCattttgcagaaatatttacatatttcaaaaatgacatAGGACTATATTAAACTTTAAGAAAAAATAGAATATGAAATGAGTTTTGAAACAAAGAGGTCTGGTTTACAGGTCCTCCTTGGTGATATTGTGATCATTGTTACTTATTACATCACAGCTTTGAGACCTAAGACATGAGACTGTGTTAGCACTGAGGAAGGTGATAGAGACCCAGCCAATGGGTGCCattacaggaagtgacctcacaaTGCCACGTTGTCTCAGATGCTGAGCTGCCTGGAGCACATGTACCATGACCTGGGACTGGTTAAAGACTTCAACATCAACCCCATCACCCTGAAGAGGTGGCTGGTGAGGGCTACCCAGATGTTTGAAAGATTCCTCCAGAGTCATTTGACTCCTCTGCCAGACAACGTCAGATGAccatcctgtctctctctctgtctctctctctttcactgcaGCTCTGTATCCATGACAACTACAGGAACAACCCCTTCCACAACTTCCGTCATTGTTTCTGCGTTACACAGATGATGTACAGCATGATTTACCTCTGCAGCCTGCAGGTAACCTTAAACACaaatctctctccatctctgtctacAGTATATGCTGGTAACATTTAACCCCATCTCCCATCTCATCCAACTTAGAGACATCCAGGACAAATTTAGCTATTGGGAAGATACAGTATCTTAAGGCAGTGTCTCATCTTTCTACATAAAACAAAGGTGAAgatataaaaattcaaaaataactgaatttcACTGCTGGGATTTTGGGctacaaatatttcattttacacGTGGATACCCTACTGCACTGCATAGGAGAGAGATGTGAAGTGAGATAGCAGGAGGGATGAAAGCTACGATAGGAGAACATTCTGTTGTCTTGGACACGCATgcaaatcagattttttaagagtcatcagtgagtcactgaacccaggtgtgtgtgctattACTCCTGCCTGAGCACTTGCCAGCTGGAGATTTTCTAtctcacacagacatatgcatacgcgtgcacacacacacacacacacacacatacatgagcgcacatacacatacacacacacacacacacacacatgcatgagcgcacacacacatacacacacagaaggaaaTGGACATATATGGTCAACTGCACACAGAACGTCAGATTCATAGCAGCAACCAGACCAGACACAAGCTGCCAACCAAACACACTTGGCAACCAGACACAAACTGGCAACCAGGCATACGCTGGCCACTTGATACATCAGCAATCAGAGGAATGCTGACAGCATGAAACTCTCCATAATTGCACTCTGTCACCATCGCCGGAAATCGAACACACTTCATCTGCCAAAGATGGGAAAAGAACGTATCACACTGCACGGGAAATGTCCCATCTGCTCATGCTGAGGGGTCACCAAATTACAGGGCTGAATGAAACAGATTAGGAGCTGCAGCTGGAACAAGTGGCTTTCTATTCTCCGCCTCCAGATGATAAGAGAAACAGCATGTGCAGGCATTGTGCCCAAGCTGCTTTCCGTGTCCCAGGAGAGCTGCCGGTCTGAAATTCTCATTCTCTACAAGGCCAGATTTCCTCACCTGCCCTTGGACCATATTTAAGGCAGCTCTCGTTTCTCCTAAGTGTTTTTTACAAGGTTTACAAGGACAAG includes:
- the LOC118213843 gene encoding high affinity cGMP-specific 3',5'-cyclic phosphodiesterase 9A-like isoform X1; translation: MGSASSAYRVIYLDVDDRIQKVVFSRFCSPCDIKELFCLALGLPRNTAISVLDVTGAMVSIDPTMPHNSERAPYRVMPLTGGQLADKEELFQNVLSQVAEQFSRAFKINELKTEVTNRLAMLEKRVELEGLKVVEIEKCRSDIKNLHKEMASRNNSSFMDEGRKLIPRRDVPSYPKYHLSQETVEALRKPVFDVWQWEHNEMLSCLEHMYHDLGLVKDFNINPITLKRWLLCIHDNYRNNPFHNFRHCFCVTQMMYSMIYLCSLQEKFTQVDILILMTAAVCHDLDHPGYNNTYQINARTELAVRYNDISPLENHHCAVAFQIFSQPDCNIFSNTDTETFKQIRQGTITLILATDMARHGEILDSFKLKVDSFDFTNEEHVACLKMVLIKCCDISNEVRPMEVAEPWVDCLLEEYFMQSDREKSEGLPVAPFMDREKVTKPTAQIGFIKFVLIPMFETVMKLFPQIEEVMVMPLRESRDRYEELKQIDDAMNEVQKKKSENLTMGGKKK
- the LOC118213843 gene encoding high affinity cGMP-specific 3',5'-cyclic phosphodiesterase 9A-like isoform X2; the encoded protein is MATSAVLSLESQVVFSRFCSPCDIKELFCLALGLPRNTAISVLDVTGAMVSIDPTMPHNSERAPYRVMPLTGGQLADKEELFQNVLSQVAEQFSRAFKINELKTEVTNRLAMLEKRVELEGLKVVEIEKCRSDIKNLHKEMASRNNSSFMDEGRKLIPRRDVPSYPKYHLSQETVEALRKPVFDVWQWEHNEMLSCLEHMYHDLGLVKDFNINPITLKRWLLCIHDNYRNNPFHNFRHCFCVTQMMYSMIYLCSLQEKFTQVDILILMTAAVCHDLDHPGYNNTYQINARTELAVRYNDISPLENHHCAVAFQIFSQPDCNIFSNTDTETFKQIRQGTITLILATDMARHGEILDSFKLKVDSFDFTNEEHVACLKMVLIKCCDISNEVRPMEVAEPWVDCLLEEYFMQSDREKSEGLPVAPFMDREKVTKPTAQIGFIKFVLIPMFETVMKLFPQIEEVMVMPLRESRDRYEELKQIDDAMNEVQKKKSENLTMGGKKK